A stretch of Methanosphaerula palustris E1-9c DNA encodes these proteins:
- the trmY gene encoding tRNA (pseudouridine(54)-N(1))-methyltransferase TrmY, producing the protein MTSFVIIGHRATTSGTFSLNDMPGAAGRMDILCRCVNTTFFLSHDLRRDTVCYLILSGGPDPEKTVRFTGETVRYLNPDERSAGSLIKKALAHTCTDRFTESTRGVEVRWGGLARLLEDVPCAVLDEHGEDIRTAPALPSGFLLSDHQNFTDEELHLISSLPRYSVGPKCLHADHTITVVLNELDRREANQ; encoded by the coding sequence ATGACCTCTTTTGTTATCATAGGCCACCGGGCCACGACAAGTGGAACCTTCAGTCTGAACGATATGCCCGGGGCGGCCGGACGTATGGACATCCTCTGTAGATGTGTGAACACTACGTTCTTTCTCTCGCATGATCTGCGCAGGGATACTGTCTGTTACCTGATCCTCTCCGGAGGACCGGATCCTGAGAAGACGGTTCGATTCACCGGTGAGACGGTCAGGTACCTGAACCCGGACGAACGATCTGCCGGGTCCCTGATCAAGAAGGCCCTGGCCCACACCTGCACCGACCGGTTTACCGAGTCGACCCGGGGGGTCGAGGTGCGGTGGGGCGGGCTTGCACGTCTGCTCGAGGATGTCCCCTGTGCGGTCCTGGACGAACATGGCGAGGACATCAGGACAGCACCTGCCCTCCCCTCCGGATTTCTGCTCAGTGACCATCAGAACTTCACTGATGAGGAACTGCACCTGATCAGTTCACTTCCCCGGTATTCGGTTGGACCGAAATGCCTGCATGCAGATCACACCATAACGGTGGTGCTGAATGAACTCGATCGACGTGAGGCGAACCAGTGA
- a CDS encoding tRNA pseudouridine(54/55) synthase Pus10: MIEQVKAILGYGEICDHCLGRFYGKLSFGLTNQERGHALRVAAALDANEPYHPAAGVCWVCNNLFDQVGLWAEKVCTALEGLEYSTILVGTRVPPLLTESEEMVWSDQNLRSPEPLKSEMNREVGKAVSAKTGRMVDFKHPDVVVILDIAGDQVEVQVNPIFIYGRYQKFERGIPQTHWDCRACHGSGCEACNFTGKQYADSVEELVGRPVMVLLKATGAVLHGAGREDIDARMIGTGRPFILEVDTPQIRSADLKELELAVNTAAAGRVAVEFDRWALRTEVETLKSNKAHKKYRILVEVEGDLSEDELNLALNRLQGVTIHQRTPRRVAHRRADKIRERDVLEIRCLGIEEGRYSIEVLGEAGLYIKELISGDDGRTRPSLTEILGRPAQVTSLDVVLVEEMANGGE; encoded by the coding sequence ATGATTGAACAGGTGAAGGCGATCCTAGGATATGGCGAGATCTGTGACCACTGCCTTGGACGGTTCTATGGAAAACTGTCCTTTGGGCTGACCAATCAGGAACGGGGGCATGCCCTCCGGGTGGCGGCGGCGCTCGACGCCAATGAACCGTACCACCCGGCAGCAGGGGTTTGCTGGGTCTGCAACAATCTCTTCGACCAGGTCGGTCTCTGGGCTGAGAAAGTTTGTACTGCCCTCGAGGGGCTCGAGTATTCGACGATTCTGGTCGGGACCCGGGTTCCACCGTTGCTGACCGAGAGCGAGGAGATGGTCTGGTCAGATCAGAATCTCCGCTCACCCGAACCACTCAAGTCTGAGATGAACCGGGAGGTTGGCAAGGCGGTCTCTGCTAAGACCGGCCGCATGGTCGACTTCAAGCACCCAGATGTGGTTGTGATCCTGGATATAGCCGGTGATCAGGTCGAAGTGCAGGTGAACCCGATCTTCATCTATGGCAGGTACCAGAAGTTTGAACGGGGGATCCCGCAGACCCATTGGGACTGCCGGGCCTGTCATGGCAGTGGCTGTGAAGCCTGTAACTTCACCGGCAAGCAGTATGCCGACTCGGTCGAGGAATTGGTCGGCAGGCCGGTTATGGTCCTGCTGAAGGCCACTGGTGCCGTTCTGCATGGTGCAGGGAGGGAGGATATCGATGCCCGGATGATCGGCACAGGAAGGCCGTTCATCCTTGAAGTGGACACGCCTCAGATCCGGTCGGCTGACCTCAAAGAACTTGAACTGGCCGTCAACACCGCTGCAGCAGGCAGGGTTGCTGTAGAGTTCGACCGGTGGGCGCTGCGGACCGAGGTGGAAACCCTTAAGTCCAACAAAGCGCATAAAAAATACAGGATCCTGGTAGAGGTCGAAGGCGATCTGTCAGAGGATGAGCTGAATCTGGCTCTGAATCGCCTGCAGGGGGTCACAATACATCAGCGCACACCCCGCCGGGTTGCCCATAGACGGGCAGACAAGATCAGGGAGCGTGATGTCCTTGAGATCAGGTGTCTTGGTATCGAAGAAGGCAGGTATTCAATCGAGGTTCTCGGTGAAGCCGGCCTTTATATCAAGGAACTGATCTCAGGGGATGATGGCAGGACACGCCCCAGTCTTACGGAGATCCTTGGAAGACCTGCTCAGGTGACCAGCCTTGATGTAGTGCTGGTCGAAGAAATGGCAAATGGAGGAGAGTAA
- a CDS encoding 50S ribosomal protein L21e — MAHHNGPRKKTRYKFKKDLRKRGIVPVTSLIQHFEIGQSVHIVCEPSIQKGMPHRRFHGKTGKVIGQRGRAWMLTIFDGNMEKIVIARPQHLKAQK, encoded by the coding sequence ATGGCACATCATAACGGCCCACGAAAGAAGACACGGTATAAGTTCAAGAAGGATCTCCGCAAGCGCGGTATCGTCCCAGTGACATCCCTGATTCAGCACTTCGAGATTGGACAGAGTGTACACATCGTCTGTGAGCCAAGCATCCAGAAGGGGATGCCCCACCGCCGGTTCCATGGAAAGACCGGTAAGGTGATCGGCCAGCGCGGAAGGGCCTGGATGCTCACGATCTTCGATGGCAACATGGAGAAGATTGTGATTGCAAGACCGCAACATCTAAAAGCTCAAAAATAA
- a CDS encoding RNA polymerase Rpb4 family protein codes for MKVKGIISEEKVTLPEVRDTLGRVEAQRLGAEQEMSYELRRSIEHANHLAKTSPEQSRALVESLLALEKMKPDIAYRIANIMPKSRDELRAIYAKERYTLTGEELDEIIDLVMTHF; via the coding sequence ATGAAGGTAAAAGGCATCATCAGCGAAGAGAAGGTTACGCTTCCGGAAGTCAGGGATACCCTTGGTCGAGTGGAAGCGCAGCGTCTTGGGGCAGAACAGGAAATGTCGTATGAGCTTCGCAGAAGCATTGAGCATGCCAATCACCTTGCAAAGACCAGTCCGGAACAGTCACGGGCGTTGGTGGAATCCCTGCTGGCGCTTGAGAAGATGAAACCTGATATTGCGTATCGTATCGCCAATATCATGCCTAAATCGCGTGACGAACTCCGGGCCATCTATGCAAAGGAACGCTATACCCTGACCGGGGAAGAACTGGACGAGATCATTGACCTGGTTATGACCCACTTCTGA
- a CDS encoding DUF655 domain-containing protein: MKVDKKELNAVVLDVLLKGSPDDHRSGFKREPLVMAVGTEQFKLLELVPKKVEINIHERIYIGDGEREKIERVKRRIFYQDLSQVAKLELPFVVEKLVLENEQIYVKFFNTSVPISSKLHMLHLLPGIGKKLMWEILDARGKKPFESFADISQRIKGIPHPEIMIKNRILEEIEDPDVKYHIFTSK, encoded by the coding sequence ATGAAGGTCGATAAGAAGGAGCTTAACGCAGTAGTGCTGGACGTCCTCCTCAAAGGAAGTCCGGACGATCACCGGTCAGGGTTCAAGCGTGAGCCATTGGTGATGGCCGTCGGTACCGAGCAGTTCAAACTGCTCGAACTGGTGCCCAAGAAGGTGGAGATCAACATCCATGAGCGCATCTACATCGGTGACGGCGAGCGCGAGAAGATCGAACGGGTGAAACGCCGTATTTTTTATCAGGATCTATCTCAGGTAGCGAAGCTTGAACTTCCGTTTGTCGTCGAGAAACTGGTGCTCGAGAACGAACAGATCTATGTCAAGTTCTTCAACACGTCCGTTCCGATCAGTTCGAAGTTACATATGCTTCACCTGCTCCCCGGCATCGGCAAGAAGCTGATGTGGGAGATCCTGGATGCCCGAGGGAAGAAGCCGTTTGAAAGTTTTGCTGATATTTCGCAGCGGATCAAAGGGATTCCCCATCCGGAGATCATGATCAAGAATCGGATCCTCGAAGAGATCGAAGATCCTGATGTGAAATACCATATCTTCACGTCGAAATGA
- the rsmA gene encoding 16S rRNA (adenine(1518)-N(6)/adenine(1519)-N(6))-dimethyltransferase RsmA codes for MKAPRDQHFLVDQRAIDRIIECAGVDGKSVLEIGPGEGVLTRALLDAGATVSAIEVDRTLIAHLTDRFVDEIRSGFLTLIEGDAARCPFPPFEVMVANLPYSISSPITFRLLDTDFSSAVLMYQREFAARMAAPVGTSGCGRLSVMVQTYALVEECFTLSPFSFNPPPAVDSMVVRIRPYGPIFPITDRSVYAAVVRILFSQRRKTVRNGLKGGIGIYGKPAIAGVIEALPEEILGARPQTLYLEDYATIANLVSERSGLST; via the coding sequence ATGAAAGCTCCACGGGATCAGCATTTTCTGGTCGATCAGAGAGCGATCGATCGGATCATCGAATGTGCCGGCGTTGATGGGAAGTCTGTCCTTGAGATCGGTCCCGGAGAGGGTGTGTTGACCCGGGCCCTGCTCGATGCAGGGGCTACGGTCAGTGCGATCGAGGTGGACCGAACATTGATCGCCCACCTCACTGACCGCTTCGTCGATGAGATCCGGTCTGGATTTCTCACCCTGATCGAGGGGGATGCGGCCAGGTGCCCGTTTCCTCCTTTTGAGGTGATGGTGGCGAACCTTCCCTATTCTATATCGTCCCCGATCACCTTTCGTCTGCTCGATACCGACTTCTCGTCAGCCGTGCTCATGTACCAGCGGGAGTTTGCTGCACGGATGGCAGCTCCGGTGGGCACCTCGGGTTGCGGGCGTCTTTCGGTAATGGTGCAGACCTATGCCCTGGTCGAGGAGTGTTTCACCCTTTCGCCGTTCAGCTTCAACCCACCCCCTGCGGTCGACTCGATGGTGGTCAGGATCAGACCATACGGCCCGATCTTTCCAATCACAGACAGGTCAGTCTATGCTGCCGTGGTCAGGATCCTCTTCTCTCAGCGGAGGAAGACGGTCAGAAACGGTCTGAAGGGTGGGATCGGGATCTATGGAAAACCGGCGATCGCTGGGGTGATCGAGGCCCTCCCTGAGGAGATCCTGGGGGCCAGGCCCCAGACACTGTACCTTGAAGATTATGCAACGATCGCAAACCTTGTTTCTGAACGATCAGGTCTATCAACCTGA
- a CDS encoding HemK2/MTQ2 family protein methyltransferase: protein MQRSQTLFLNDQVYQPEADTLLLCRVACSTAMPDDRVLEVGTGSGYVAAALKDCCTVVGLDINPHAVMAAKARGVEVVRSDLCAGFRGPFDLILFNPPYLPTLPEERIDDWLEYALDGGLTGRDVIARFAAEVGRVLAPEGRILLLISSLTGYDEVAAIFTGLGFQIIRAADEQVCDELLSVLCIRRA from the coding sequence ATGCAACGATCGCAAACCTTGTTTCTGAACGATCAGGTCTATCAACCTGAGGCGGATACGCTCCTCCTCTGTAGGGTAGCCTGCAGCACTGCGATGCCCGACGATCGAGTTCTCGAGGTTGGGACCGGCAGTGGCTATGTAGCCGCTGCATTGAAGGATTGTTGCACTGTCGTCGGGTTGGACATCAACCCTCATGCGGTGATGGCAGCGAAAGCTCGTGGTGTGGAGGTGGTCAGATCAGATCTCTGTGCGGGATTCAGGGGGCCGTTTGACCTGATCCTCTTCAACCCTCCCTACCTGCCGACCCTGCCGGAGGAACGGATCGATGACTGGCTTGAGTACGCTCTCGATGGAGGCCTGACCGGTCGGGATGTGATCGCACGTTTTGCAGCAGAGGTCGGTCGGGTGCTCGCGCCGGAGGGACGGATTCTTCTGTTGATCTCATCATTGACCGGTTATGATGAGGTTGCGGCTATCTTCACGGGGCTTGGATTCCAGATCATCCGGGCTGCAGATGAGCAGGTCTGTGATGAACTCCTCTCTGTACTCTGTATCAGGAGAGCCTGA
- a CDS encoding DNA-3-methyladenine glycosylase family protein, giving the protein MAHTLNLSSDQSFSLSLTLGCGQAFRWEQDEAGWWEGVVGDEVIRVRQEDRSLTFTGTSEERLIEYFALDMDLAHVLETIDRDPFIHAAIEECAGLRILRQPSWECLLSYLCATNTNIPMVKKRVRLLAESLGERIPGTDQFAFPVPSVFNETCAEPLDHCRLGYRKGYLATTACQLAAEGGWEGRVRAQPFEEARQVLTRLPGIGPKAADCVLLFGFSRYEAFPVDVWIRRIMQQFYPETAAEGSFTPKEYERIRRFAWEYFGEYAGYAQEYLYGARMGAAQIP; this is encoded by the coding sequence ATGGCGCACACGCTGAACCTGTCGTCTGATCAGTCTTTCTCTCTCTCGCTGACGCTGGGGTGCGGGCAGGCCTTCCGGTGGGAGCAGGACGAAGCCGGATGGTGGGAAGGGGTCGTCGGGGATGAGGTGATCCGGGTCCGCCAGGAAGATCGGTCGCTGACCTTCACCGGAACCAGTGAAGAACGCCTGATCGAGTACTTCGCCCTGGACATGGATCTCGCACATGTGCTGGAGACGATCGATCGAGATCCGTTCATCCATGCGGCGATTGAGGAGTGTGCTGGCCTTCGGATCCTCAGGCAGCCCTCCTGGGAGTGCCTCCTCTCCTACCTCTGCGCGACCAATACCAACATTCCAATGGTGAAGAAACGGGTCCGTCTCCTCGCCGAGAGCCTGGGGGAACGGATCCCCGGCACTGACCAGTTCGCCTTTCCTGTACCATCCGTCTTCAACGAAACCTGTGCCGAACCACTCGACCATTGTAGACTGGGGTACCGGAAAGGGTATCTCGCCACGACGGCGTGCCAGCTCGCTGCTGAGGGGGGATGGGAGGGACGGGTCCGGGCTCAACCATTCGAGGAGGCACGACAGGTACTGACCAGGCTTCCTGGTATCGGACCTAAGGCAGCCGACTGTGTCCTCCTCTTTGGTTTTTCGCGGTACGAGGCGTTCCCGGTCGATGTCTGGATCCGGCGAATCATGCAGCAGTTCTACCCTGAAACTGCTGCAGAGGGATCGTTCACCCCCAAAGAATACGAGCGGATTCGGCGGTTTGCCTGGGAATATTTTGGTGAATATGCCGGCTATGCCCAGGAATACCTCTACGGAGCCCGGATGGGAGCAGCCCAGATCCCCTGA
- a CDS encoding Fe-only nitrogenase accessory AnfO family protein — protein sequence MRVHEIATMLGADDRTITLGEPGRVVVFHRRLGIWEVDREMGFTPDQCKSLREMRQMTAELILFLQECRIFVAQSASGALFFELEKARCHVWEITGTTDEFLNYVWEEEEEELAEADKPALESGVPTPVELIPGHFSISIKDIQVKTPEITSKQVLLQFIRQREFASLEIICDHVPPWIELEADQRGFTIEREQLGKNEVRARLIRGQAGGCC from the coding sequence ATGAGAGTTCACGAGATTGCAACGATGCTGGGGGCGGACGATCGGACCATTACCCTGGGAGAGCCAGGAAGAGTCGTGGTCTTTCACCGCAGGCTGGGGATCTGGGAGGTGGACCGGGAGATGGGATTCACCCCAGACCAGTGCAAAAGTCTGCGGGAGATGCGCCAGATGACGGCCGAACTCATCCTGTTCCTTCAGGAATGCCGGATCTTCGTTGCGCAATCCGCCAGCGGGGCACTCTTCTTCGAACTGGAGAAGGCCCGGTGCCATGTCTGGGAGATCACCGGAACCACCGATGAGTTCCTGAATTATGTCTGGGAAGAGGAGGAGGAAGAACTGGCTGAAGCGGATAAGCCGGCACTGGAATCGGGAGTGCCGACCCCGGTCGAACTGATACCAGGCCACTTCAGCATCTCGATCAAGGATATCCAGGTAAAGACACCGGAGATCACCAGTAAGCAGGTCCTGTTACAGTTCATCCGCCAGAGAGAGTTCGCCTCTCTGGAGATCATCTGCGACCATGTCCCTCCCTGGATCGAACTCGAGGCCGATCAGAGAGGATTCACCATCGAGCGTGAGCAACTTGGAAAGAACGAGGTCCGGGCACGGTTGATCAGGGGCCAGGCAGGTGGTTGCTGCTGA
- a CDS encoding 2Fe-2S ferredoxin yields the protein MQKPVHHIFICTSSRPTGQQKGFCHNKEGVDVMMRFMEEIEDRELGNEVFITNTGCFGICEKGPIVVVYPDNIWYGSVTPDDVGEILDEHIEGGTVVDRLVI from the coding sequence ATGCAAAAACCAGTCCACCATATATTTATCTGTACGAGTTCCCGACCCACCGGCCAGCAGAAGGGGTTCTGCCACAACAAGGAGGGGGTCGATGTCATGATGAGGTTCATGGAGGAGATCGAGGATCGCGAACTCGGAAACGAGGTCTTCATCACCAACACCGGTTGTTTCGGAATCTGTGAGAAGGGACCGATCGTTGTGGTGTATCCCGACAACATCTGGTACGGATCGGTGACCCCCGACGATGTGGGAGAGATCCTCGATGAGCACATCGAGGGGGGCACCGTGGTCGATCGCCTGGTGATATGA
- a CDS encoding nitrogenase component 1 codes for MSETRVRQVNENQCQMCMPLGGVVAFKGIEGAMVLVHGSQGCSTYMRLANVEHYNEPIDVASSALNEKQTIYGGEKNLKKALDNVIRVYEPKVLGIVTSCLAETMGEDLTRMIESYTRERSTEGIDIIPVATPSYAGSHTEGFWAATRDLIAYFARPTEPHQRINVIIPHISPADIREIKRIFDLMGLEYMLIPDYSMTLDRPFGGRYQKIPPGGTSTADIAAMPGARATVQFGLTCPDDLSPGLYLQKQFGVPLITLPLPIGLQNTDRLMETLQRLSGRPLPETLALERGWLLDGMADSHKYNAEGRPVIYGEPELVNACVSLCLENGAIPAVIASGTRNSRLEEVLTPQLADADEAPVLLEEADIAAISEAACTTKANIAIGHSGGRSLTERQGIPIVRVGFPIHDRVGGQRLLSAGYAGTLAFLDRFTNTLLEAKYSSYRQQRKDEMITRGGI; via the coding sequence ATGAGTGAAACACGGGTACGACAGGTGAACGAGAACCAGTGCCAGATGTGTATGCCCCTCGGGGGCGTCGTCGCCTTCAAGGGGATCGAAGGGGCGATGGTGCTGGTGCACGGTTCCCAGGGATGCAGCACCTACATGCGGCTCGCAAATGTCGAACATTACAACGAACCGATCGATGTGGCGTCATCAGCTCTCAACGAGAAACAGACCATCTACGGCGGGGAGAAGAACCTGAAGAAGGCACTGGACAACGTGATCAGGGTTTATGAGCCGAAGGTGCTCGGGATCGTCACCTCCTGCCTCGCAGAGACGATGGGAGAGGACCTCACGCGGATGATCGAGTCCTACACCAGGGAACGGAGTACCGAGGGGATAGACATCATCCCGGTGGCCACACCGAGTTATGCGGGGAGCCACACCGAGGGATTCTGGGCGGCGACAAGAGACCTCATCGCCTACTTTGCCAGACCGACCGAACCGCACCAGCGGATCAATGTGATCATCCCCCATATCAGCCCGGCGGATATTCGTGAGATCAAGCGGATCTTCGATCTGATGGGGCTTGAGTACATGCTGATCCCCGACTACTCCATGACCCTGGACCGCCCCTTTGGGGGACGGTACCAGAAGATCCCGCCAGGCGGCACCAGCACCGCCGACATCGCAGCGATGCCCGGGGCACGGGCTACCGTCCAGTTCGGGCTGACCTGCCCGGACGACCTGTCGCCGGGGCTGTACCTGCAGAAGCAGTTCGGCGTCCCGCTGATCACCCTGCCGTTACCGATTGGCCTCCAGAACACCGACCGGCTGATGGAGACCCTGCAGAGACTGAGCGGCCGGCCGCTGCCCGAAACCCTGGCCCTGGAGCGGGGATGGCTCCTCGATGGGATGGCGGACTCCCACAAGTACAATGCAGAAGGACGCCCGGTCATCTATGGTGAGCCTGAACTGGTCAACGCCTGTGTCAGCCTTTGCCTGGAGAACGGAGCCATTCCAGCAGTCATCGCCAGCGGAACCAGGAACAGCCGGCTGGAGGAGGTGCTCACACCCCAACTGGCAGATGCTGATGAAGCGCCGGTGCTCCTTGAGGAGGCCGACATCGCCGCCATTTCAGAGGCAGCCTGCACGACGAAGGCAAATATCGCCATCGGCCATTCAGGGGGACGGTCCCTGACCGAACGACAGGGGATCCCCATCGTCAGGGTGGGATTTCCCATACATGACCGGGTTGGAGGTCAGCGGCTTCTCTCCGCTGGATATGCGGGGACACTGGCATTCCTCGACCGGTTCACCAACACGCTGCTGGAGGCAAAGTACAGTTCCTATCGGCAGCAGCGAAAAGACGAGATGATCACCAGAGGAGGTATCTGA
- the nifE gene encoding nitrogenase iron-molybdenum cofactor biosynthesis protein NifE: protein MEETGVLDVGSGACIDERQRSIITTGRNKSSIHCSDDSMAGSVSQRACVFCGARVVLNPVTDAIHLVHGPIGCATYTMDIRGSLSSGSELYRNSFSTDLKEKDVVFGGEKKLAACIDEVVTKYHPPAVFVYSTCVVGMIGDDIIAVCKAASARHQIDVIPVESTGFMSGNKVIGYRAAAEALLKLITPKEGETVQMTRKLNFLGEYNLGGEKWLVERYLREIGIEINVAFTGDSTVAALKQAPGACLNIVQCTGSMHWVAQNLERTFGTPYIDVNFFGAENTAESLRKIAEFYEDEEIMRRTEVLIDREMKNIQPAIQKYREKLTGKRAAIYVGGAFKAVAIIRQLQELGMEVVFTGTQTGKQEEYDRIRDMVDEGTVIIDDANPAELEKFLLEKEVDMMAGGVKERVLAFKLGIGFVDHNHDRKECLAGFEGAVRFAREVYITTCSPVWKHLKQTPPCKED, encoded by the coding sequence ATGGAAGAGACAGGCGTACTGGACGTTGGGTCTGGTGCATGTATCGATGAACGGCAGCGATCGATCATAACCACCGGGAGAAATAAGAGCAGTATCCACTGCTCTGACGATAGCATGGCCGGCTCAGTCAGCCAGCGGGCCTGCGTCTTCTGTGGAGCACGGGTGGTACTGAACCCGGTAACGGACGCGATTCACCTGGTCCACGGTCCGATCGGCTGTGCCACGTACACTATGGACATCCGGGGGAGCCTCTCCAGCGGGTCAGAACTGTATCGAAACAGTTTCTCCACCGATCTCAAAGAGAAGGATGTCGTCTTTGGCGGAGAGAAGAAACTCGCCGCCTGCATCGATGAGGTCGTTACCAAGTATCATCCTCCGGCAGTGTTCGTGTACTCGACCTGCGTGGTTGGGATGATCGGCGACGATATCATCGCTGTCTGCAAGGCTGCCTCAGCGCGGCACCAGATCGATGTGATCCCGGTGGAGTCCACCGGGTTCATGTCTGGGAACAAGGTGATCGGCTACCGGGCAGCGGCTGAAGCACTGCTGAAACTGATCACCCCCAAAGAAGGGGAGACCGTCCAGATGACCAGGAAGCTGAACTTCCTTGGAGAATACAATCTGGGCGGGGAGAAATGGCTCGTCGAACGCTATCTCAGAGAGATCGGGATCGAGATCAACGTGGCCTTCACCGGGGACTCTACAGTGGCCGCCCTGAAGCAGGCACCAGGGGCATGCCTGAATATTGTGCAGTGCACCGGGTCCATGCACTGGGTGGCTCAGAACCTGGAACGGACATTCGGTACCCCTTATATCGATGTGAACTTCTTCGGCGCAGAGAATACGGCAGAGAGCCTGCGAAAGATCGCCGAATTCTATGAGGACGAGGAGATCATGCGCAGGACCGAGGTCCTGATCGATCGGGAGATGAAGAATATCCAGCCAGCGATCCAGAAGTATCGGGAGAAACTGACCGGAAAACGTGCGGCCATCTATGTGGGCGGCGCCTTCAAAGCGGTGGCCATCATCCGCCAGTTGCAGGAACTGGGGATGGAGGTGGTCTTCACCGGGACGCAGACCGGCAAACAGGAGGAGTACGACCGGATCCGTGATATGGTAGACGAAGGGACGGTCATCATCGACGACGCCAATCCGGCAGAGCTTGAGAAGTTCCTGCTGGAGAAGGAGGTCGACATGATGGCTGGCGGTGTGAAGGAACGGGTACTCGCCTTTAAACTGGGGATCGGCTTCGTCGATCACAACCATGACCGGAAGGAATGCCTGGCCGGCTTCGAAGGAGCCGTCCGGTTCGCGAGAGAGGTATACATCACCACCTGCTCCCCAGTCTGGAAGCACCTGAAACAGACTCCCCCTTGTAAGGAGGACTGA
- the nifK gene encoding nitrogenase molybdenum-iron protein subunit beta: MLECIPKEPVEHTIGKINPAKTCQPLGAMYASLGIHGCLPHSHGSQGCCAYHRMHLTRHFREPVLASSSSFTEGASVFGGAANLKTSIKNVFEIYNPDIMAVHTTCLSETIGDDIPNIIKQAEVPEGKVVIHANTPSYVGSHVTGFSNMCKAIVSYLAESSGTEKKEQVNILPGFVNPGDMREIKRIVGDLGVPLIMYPDTTGVLDSPLTNRYTMYADGGATIESIRDSGNSKLTLALGSWSSDAAGNLLQEKCSVPGVPLKVPIGIKATDDLIMAIKDGFGVDVPQSLTIERGQVVDTLIDTNFHYQGKKVAVFGDPDIVIPLTEFLLTMGMIPVHVLTGTPGKRFEKEIREMLEEAGITESHVKAEGDLFELHQWIKDEPVDLLIGTTYGKYIARAEDIPLVRVGFPILDRAVQPLMPIVGYRGALRLIEMISNALLERRDRDCLDEDYELVL, from the coding sequence ATGCTTGAATGTATCCCAAAAGAACCGGTGGAGCACACGATAGGAAAGATCAATCCAGCCAAGACCTGTCAGCCACTCGGAGCCATGTATGCCTCCTTGGGTATACACGGCTGCCTGCCCCACAGCCATGGCTCGCAGGGATGCTGCGCCTATCACCGGATGCATCTCACCCGCCACTTCCGTGAACCGGTGCTGGCCTCGTCCAGTTCCTTCACCGAAGGAGCTTCGGTCTTCGGTGGTGCGGCCAACCTCAAGACATCGATCAAGAATGTCTTTGAGATCTACAACCCCGACATCATGGCCGTCCACACCACCTGCCTTTCAGAGACGATCGGAGACGATATCCCCAACATCATCAAACAGGCTGAGGTTCCTGAAGGGAAGGTCGTCATCCATGCCAACACACCCAGTTATGTGGGGTCCCATGTCACTGGGTTCTCAAACATGTGCAAGGCGATCGTCTCATACCTGGCAGAATCAAGTGGGACTGAGAAGAAGGAGCAGGTGAACATCCTGCCAGGATTCGTCAATCCCGGTGACATGCGAGAGATCAAACGGATCGTCGGAGATCTCGGTGTCCCGCTGATCATGTATCCGGACACCACCGGGGTGCTCGATTCACCGCTGACGAACAGGTATACGATGTACGCGGATGGAGGAGCAACCATCGAATCAATCCGGGATTCAGGGAACTCTAAGTTGACCCTGGCACTCGGGTCCTGGTCCTCTGACGCAGCGGGCAACCTCCTCCAGGAGAAATGCAGCGTTCCCGGTGTCCCCCTGAAGGTACCGATCGGTATCAAGGCGACCGACGACCTGATCATGGCTATAAAGGATGGGTTCGGCGTGGATGTCCCCCAGTCCCTGACCATCGAACGGGGGCAGGTAGTCGACACCCTCATCGACACCAACTTCCACTATCAGGGAAAGAAGGTTGCTGTATTCGGGGATCCAGACATCGTGATCCCTCTGACCGAATTCCTGTTAACGATGGGCATGATCCCGGTCCACGTGCTGACTGGCACCCCCGGGAAACGGTTCGAGAAGGAGATCAGAGAGATGCTTGAAGAAGCCGGCATCACAGAGAGCCATGTCAAGGCCGAAGGCGATCTCTTCGAACTGCACCAGTGGATCAAAGACGAACCGGTGGACCTGCTGATCGGGACCACCTACGGCAAATATATTGCACGGGCCGAGGACATCCCCCTGGTCAGGGTCGGTTTCCCGATCCTCGATCGGGCAGTGCAGCCCCTGATGCCGATCGTCGGCTACCGGGGTGCCCTGCGGCTGATCGAGATGATCAGCAACGCGCTCCTCGAACGGCGGGATCGCGACTGCCTGGACGAGGACTACGAACTGGTATTATAA